From the genome of Nicotiana sylvestris chromosome 2, ASM39365v2, whole genome shotgun sequence, one region includes:
- the LOC104245951 gene encoding NDR1/HIN1-like protein 6, with protein sequence MADHQRIHPVPEPEQEPPVQKPTVPLVPRGSFRSEKGDPERQQLEPPPLRKRTIPYYPPLKPPKKRICSCKRCLCCTCCLLFFLIIIIGALAAAFYFVFQPKIPNYSVDSMRITQFNFNNDMSLLFATFNVNITARNPNKKIGIYYESGSHLSVWYTGVKLCEGSLPKFYQGHRNTTVLSLNLSGQTENASELLQSLQLDQQKGSIPLNLRAKVPVKLKIGKLKLMKWKFLVKCKLDVDSLSANNAIRIRNSDCKFGFRL encoded by the coding sequence ATGGCAGATCATCAAAGAATCCATCCAGTTCCTGAGCCAGAACAGGAGCCACCAGTACAAAAACCAACTGTTCCTTTAGTACCACGTGGCTCTTTCAGATCAGAAAAAGGTGACCCTGAGAGACAGCAATTAGAACCACCACCTTTGAGAAAAAGAACAATCCCATATTATCCACCATTAAAACCACCTAAGAAAAGAATTTGTTCTTGCAAAAGATGCTTGTGTTGCACATGTTGCCTGCTTTTCTTTCTCATCATAATCATTGGTGCTTTAGCTGCTGCTTTTTACTTTGTCTTCCAACCTAAAATACCAAACTACTCAGTTGACAGCATGAGGATTACACAGTTCAATTTCAACAATGACATGAGCTTATTATTTGCTACTTTTAATGTTAACATCACTGCTAGAAACCCCAACAAGAAAATTGGAATTTACTATGAAAGTGGTAGCCATTTAAGTGTTTGGTACACTGGTGTTAAACTATGTGAAGGGTCATTGCCAAAATTTTATCAGGGTCATAGGAATACAACTGTTTTAAGCTTGAATTTATCAGGACAAACAGAGAATGCTAGTGAATTGTTGCAGTCATTGCAGCTTGATCAACAGAAAGGAAGTATTCCGTTGAATCTCAGGGCAAAAGTTCCAGTGAAGCTCAAGATTGGAAAATTGAAGCTTATGAAATGGAAGTTCTTGGTTAAGTGTAAGCTAGATGTGGATAGCTTGTCTGCAAATAATGCTATCAGGATTAGGAATAGTGATTGCAAGTTTGGTTTTAGGCTCTAA
- the LOC104245961 gene encoding uncharacterized protein At1g65710-like yields the protein MGSCLSKKSTSCSSSKSTSTTVVPNTNQEITKPNTQLENKKEVEGENVKKEIFVIKHRKSHEVDRKSEEEKASVKKANEAVESAKNGNNNDVAASKENGIVVSAPVRTSSCTKEEVDAILIQCGRLSRSSSTGKTGILGSSGSDNNGNPQRSRKYSGSKRSFDFENENGNEGLQENVVDCEDDGVRRHRQRSRQPRTPSSPSKGRRRTPSRERDQTQQQQQRSGSRERGSSSGGGGRRVSRSPGRRSESPITTTSNGGNVASGNANGNNGGRPGKMVSVPATVTSMVMDKSIDVGADNISAAAIKRIQVKRNADGSRTAASPRARSPARVNAKVLSERDNNQQQQPMSLSRSNSRKQEQSPYRRNPLNEIDTNVVLEQMPVPGLKAVNNNAPSQKLNAETISNGKVKEQQQNTGNVAMNVIVSGPESHNKPQRSRSLRLSRDLDINPETLSNPPQSYTSLLLEDIQNFHQKTNTTTTAFSLPPCVTKACSILDAVADLNSTTSSNLSSAFSDDRRRNPPASEQFNQNDNKKRLAIKDPFMESEVAVSDDLMEPSIQKYVTFRRGTDIEDQESSGSNSVVGGQPNWLSPSSWEPNSADSTDCWPTSKSYSRDDNKSPLGFQRHAVSEIGHDMEEGKRRVNVKKRDSSDNQQAGIGRGRVGPRGLHTISMAAST from the exons ATGGGGAGTTGTTTGAGCAAGAAGAGcacttcttgttcttcttctaaatctACTTCTACCACTGTAGTTCCAAACACAAATCAAGAAATCACCAAACCTAACACCCAATTGGAGAACAAGAAAGAGGTAGAAGGAGAAAATGTGAAAAAAGAAATCTTTGTTATCAAACACAGAAAAAGCCATGAAGTGGATAGAAAGTCTGAAGAAGAAAAGGCTAGTGTTAAAAAGGCTAATGAGGCGGTTGAATCTgctaaaaatggtaataacaacgaTGTTGCAGCAAGCAAAGAGAATGGGATTGTAGTATCAGCTCCAGTGAGGACTTCAAGTTGTACTAAAGAAGAGGTTGATGCTATTTTGATACAATGTGGGAGGCTTAGCAGGAGTTCATCCACTGGAAAGACTGGAATTTTAGGTTCCAGTGGATCTGATAATAATGGGAATCCTCAAAGGAGTAGAAAGTACTCTGGTTCAAAGAGGAGTTTTGATTTTGAGAATGAGAATGGAAATGAGGGGTTGCAAGAAAATGTAGTGGATTGTGAGGATGATGGAGTTCGTCGCCATAGGCAACGCTCGCGCCAGCCTAGGACGCCTAGTTCTCCGTCTAAGGGAAGGAGGAGAACCCCGAGTAGAGAAAGAGACCAGacacaacagcagcagcaacggTCGGGTAGTCGAGAAAGAGGCAGCAGTAGTGGAGGAGGGGGTAGAAGGGTGAGCAGATCTCCGGGTAGAAGATCTGAATCACCAATTactacaacctcaaatggtggTAACGTGGCTTCGGGTAATGCTAATGGAAATAATGGTGGTAGGCCAGGAAAGATGGTATCAGTGCCAGCTACTGTTACATCTATGGTGATGGATAAGAGCATTGATGTAGGTGCTGACAATATTTCTGCTGCTGCTATTAAGAGGATTCAAGTGAAGAGAAATGCTGATGGATCAAGAACTGCTGCATCTCCGCGTGCTCGGTCACCAGCAAGAGTGAATGCAAAGGTGTTGAGTGAGAGAGATAATAATCAACAGCAGCAGCCCATGTCCCTTAGCCGCAGTAATTCAAGGAAACAAGAACAATCTCCTTACAGAAGAAATCCTCTCAATGAGATTGACACCAATGTTGTCTTGGAGCAGATGCCCGTGCCAGGGCTGAAGGCTGTCAACAATAATGCCCCTTCCCAG AAGTTGAATGCAGAAACTATAAGCAATGGCAAAGTCAAGGAGCAGCAGCAGAATACAGGGAATGTTGCAATGAATGTGATTGTTTCAGGACCTGAAAGCCATAATAAACCCCAGAGAAGCAGGTCACTAAGGCTATCTAGAGACCTAGACATCAATCCTGAAACTCTCTCAAATCCACCTCAATCGTATACTTCACTATTGCTCGAGGACATCCAAAATTTCCATCAAAAGACTAATACCACCACCACTGCATTTTCCTTACCACCTTGTGTAACAAAAGCTTGCTCAATTCTTGATGCAGTTGCTGACCTTAACTCAACCACTAGCTCAAATCTGTCCAGTGCTTTCTCCGATGATAGGAGAAGAAACCCTCCCGCATCTGAGCAATTTAACCAGAATGATAACAAGAAGAGGTTAGCGATCAAGGATCCATTCATGGAATCTGAAGTTGCTGTGAGTGATGACTTAATGGAGCCAAGCATACAGAAGTATGTAACCTTCAGAAGGGGAACTGACATAGAAGATCAAGAATCCTCAGGAAGCAACAGTGTTGTTGGTGGTCAGCCAAACTGGCTTTCCCCTTCCTCATGGGAACCAAATTCAGCTGATTCTACTGACTGTTGGCCTACTTCAAAATCCTACAGTAGAGATGATAACAAGAGTCCTCTAGGATTTCAAAGGCATGCGGTATCTGAGATTGGACATGACATGGAAGAAGGCAAAAGAAGAGTGAATGTGAAGAAGAGGGATTCTTCTGACAACCAGCAAGCTGGAATAGGTCGCGGCAGGGTTGGACCGAGAGGCCTTCACACGATTTCTATGGCTGCTTCAACTTAA